The Ornithodoros turicata isolate Travis chromosome 7, ASM3712646v1, whole genome shotgun sequence genome includes a region encoding these proteins:
- the LOC135400527 gene encoding uncharacterized protein K02A2.6-like, translating into MNLHPPPVFLPSPGKPPIPWEEWMQLFTTYMEACGGTGYASTLSSTVDETEDVYAAAVQSLQHPGESIDEFITGLRTLSANCKFEVMAEDIICDHFLEKTSSQVVRDRLLLEPDLTLDTALAIANVYHEKLSHDYSKAIISTEGVFSATVCFGNRTATCRFHEVRKGAAIAGMDMLRALDIAIVPAQQRCRKVSATPAVQVPPCLTKYPTLLSEELRLAKRYRHKVTIRTSLEPVQQKLRRLPLEFPQIVSEELQELERSDIIERVDASEWVSPIVAVWKKTGELRLCVDLRKPNTAIVIDSHPLPHMKDIFHHLAGASYFSKLDLSSAYHQMELAEESRNLTAFIIHDGLFRYKRVCFGLASAAAAFQKMLAMVLKGLKGVLHYLDDILVYGTTMGEHNLRLHRVLFALDAAGLRLNKNKSVFATRQLQFLGHSLSPDGMSPL; encoded by the exons ATGAACCTGCATCCCCCACCAGTATTTCTGCCTTCCCCTGGCAAACCGCCCATTCCTTGGGAGGAGTGGATGCAGCTCTTCACGACCTACATGGAAGCCTGCGGTGGAACGGGATATGCATCTACAC TCTCCTCGACCGTCGATGAGACGGAAGACGTGTATGCTGCCGCGGTGCAGAGCCTACAGCATCCAGGTGAATCGATTGATGAATTTATTACGGGGCTGCGGACCCTGAGTGCGAACTGCAAGTTCGAGGTCATGGCTGAGGACatcatttgtgaccactttttGGAAAAGACATCGAGTCAGGTTGTCAGGGATCGCCTTCTACTAGAGCCCGACCTGACCTTGGACACTGCTCTGGCAATTGCAAA CGTCTACCATGAGAAGTTATCTCATGACTACTCTAAAGCAATCATCTCCACGGAAGGGGTATTCTCTGCTACAGTATGTTTCGGCAACAGGACTGCCACTTGTAGATTTCATGAGGTGCGCAAAGGTGCTGCCATTGCTGGCATGGATATGTTGCGCGCCTTGGACATCGCCATTGTACCTGCTCAGCAGCGTTGCCGGAAAGTGTCGGCTACACCTGCAGTACAGGTACCTCCGTGCCTGACGAAATACCCTACTCTTTTATCCGAGGAATTGAGACTAGCGAAGCGTTACAGACACAAAGTAACGATAAGGACATCGCTAGAACCGGTACAGCAAAAACTTCGCCGCCTTCCGTTGGAGTTTCCTCAAATAGTCTCGGAGGAACTGCAGGAGCTGGAGCGGTCGGACATTATAGAACGCGTAGATGCCTCTGAATGGGTGTCCCCAATTGTAGCTGTCTGGAAGAAGACTGGAGAGCTCAGATTATGCGTGGACCTCAGAAAGCCAAATACAGCCATCGTCATTGATAGCCACCCCTTGCCTCACATGAAGGACATCTTTCATCACCTTGCTGGCGCTTCGTACTTTTCAAAACTGGACCTCTCTTCCGCGTATCATCAGATGGAGCTTGCAGAAGAAAGTCGTAATTTAACTGCGTTCATTATTCACGACGGCCTCTTTCGCTACAAGCGTGTATGCTTTGGGTTGGCATCAGCGGCTGCTGCATTCCAGAAAATGTTGGCGATGGTCCTAAAGGGTTTAAAAGGTGTTCTTCACTACCTCGATGATATCTTGGTATACGGTACTACAATGGGGGAGCACAACCTTAGATTGCATCGGGTGCTCTTCGCCCTGGATGCCGCTGGGCTGAGGTTGAACAAGAATAAATCTGTCTTTGCCACACGCCAGTTACAGTTTCTGGGACATTCTTTATCGCCGGATGGGATGAGTCCGCTGTAG